The DNA window CCGGGACTAGCGGTGCATCGTCAGGGCGTACCGGCATCGTCGGCAGACCCGGATCGAGCGAGGTGGGTCCCTCGATCGGAGTGCCGTCGCCGAAAGTCGCACCGCCGCTGCCGAAAGACGGACTGCCGCCGAAATCGCCCCCGGAGCCCGACAGCGAAGGTCCGCTGCCCCTCGATGCGCTTTCGCGCGCCTCGCGCCCGCGTTCTTCGGCCTCTTTCCGCTGCTTGCGCTTCTCCATCGCCTCGCCCGGTGCCTTGAAGGCCGCTTCGGTGACCTGCGCCGTGCCTCTCGCCAGTCCTCCCGCCACCCGGACCGGTGCCTGCAGAAGCTTGCAGGACGGGAGGATGGTGCAGCACAGGGTGGGGATCGCGAACTTGAGGAGTCGGTTCATTTGGAAAGATGGGCCTCGAGCTGGCCGAAGCGACCTGCGAGGTCGATGAGCATCCGCTCGCTCGGGTTCAGGTCCGAACGCGCCGCCTTGACCCGGCGGGCGACCCGCGGCCGGTCGGTGATCAGTCCGTCGGCACCACGGCTGATGACCGACGACATGACGATCGGTTCGTTGACCGTCCACACGTAGATGTCGATGCCGGCCTTCTCCGCGCGACGGACAAGTTGGGTGCCCAGCGCGCCTTGGCCGATGCCGAGGAAATCGACATCCAGCTGCGACAGATCGCCGATGTTGACAGTGGTCAGCAGGCCGATCGGCCACTCCGGGTGCAGCTTGCGGATCTTCTTCAGTCCGTCCTGCTCGAAGGTCATCAGCATGACCTGCTCCGACATGCCGCTGGCCTCGACGATCGAAACCACGCGTTCCTCGAACTTCTCCTCGCCGCCGTAGTACTTCAGTTCGATCAGCACGCCGATCTTGTCGCGGCAGAGCTCGAGGACCTGGCGAAGGGTCGGCGTCCGCTGGTCGCTGAACTTCTTGTCGAACCACGACCCGATATCGGTATCCGCCAGCTCCTCGTCGCTCGCTTCCCGCAGACGCGACTCGCTTCCCGAGATGCGGCTGAACGACTTGTCATGGAACACGTAGATCTCGCCGTTCCGGTGTTCCTGCACATCGATCTCGACCCAGTCGGCACCGGCATCGATCGCCGCCTGCACGGCGGCCAGCGTGTTTTCCGGGGCTTCCGACGAGGCTCCGCGGTGGGCGATCACCAGTGTCGGCCGATCCTTTTTCAGGTCTTCCAGCCAGTCGTAGGTGTGCAGGGCGGTGAGGCCGAGGATCACGACCGCGGCGGCGATTCCGATCTGCCACGGGAGTCGCGACTTGCGCGGCTCATCGGGGGCGGTTTCGGGTTTCCGGTCGTGCCCGGTCCGGATGAAGAGGCGTGTATGATAGAGCGCGAAGAAGGCGATGAACAGGAAGTGGATGAGGAATCCGATGCCGGCGGACAGGCCGAGGATCACGGCGAACAGCAGTGAAATCAGGCCGACCCGGTGTTCGGCGAACTCCGCGCAGTAGAGGAGGAGGGGCGGCCACGGAAGATTCGCGGCGGCCATCAGCAGGGGCGGGAGAACGACCCAGAGCAGCAGCGAGAAAAACAGCTTCACCCGTTTGCCGGCGACGAGCCGTTTGCTGTGGATCCGCGCCTTGGCCGGCGTCTCGTTCCGGAAAAGCACGAGCGGCAGCGCATGGAGCCAGTCGATCGTGTGGCGGATCAGGACGAACAGCATCGCGACCGCCAGCAGGAGGGTCAGTGCCACTGCCAGCAGGAACTCCGGCGGCTGCTCGATGATGTAGTACGATATATCCCGTTGCCGGAGCTGCAGGTAGAGCACCCCGATGATCAGCAGGAGGAAGGGAAGGGCCAGCGCGGTGGTTTGAAGGATGAAGCGAAGCGACAGCAGCGTGACGCTTCGGATGTGCCGTGCGACGAAGATGAGGCAGGACAGCGCCCGCGTGTCGCCACCGTGGACTCCCCGGTGGGCGGCCACGAGCTGGGCCGCATAGCCGAACAGCAGAACGGTCAGCCACGCCGCCGCCACGAGGATCATCAGCAGCACGCCGCCGGGGCTGAGCAAGGTCTCGGCAATGTCGGTATCATTGATCACCGGGCTGCCCGATGCCCGGACCGCCAGACTGGTGAATCCGGAGAGGAACGGGCCGGCGAGCGCGGCGCCGATCAGAAGGACAGCAAGCTGCAGCACGAACATCGAGCGCCAGGTTGCCCTGAACAGTCGCCACAGACCGGGTGTCGCGGGCGCTTCCTCCTCCATGGCGGCCAGTTTGGGGCATCCGTCCGTTGAGTCACGCCGATAGCGAGGGAAACCGGATGATCAGCGGAGTCGAAGATCCCTCAAAAGATCAAAAATGGATTGATTTGACTTCCGGGGTCCGTATCGGAAAATCGCCCGAGCGCTCCGCGAGAACCGGGCGCGTGCCCCAACCTCCACTGCCTTGAGCGTTTCTCCAACCCACGCGATCGTCGATCCCGCCGCACCGCAGTACGTGTCCCGGCAGGTCGAGTCGTCCCGCCTCTTTTGGTTCAATCCGGACGGCGAATCCTGCAGCGTCGTCTCCGGAGGCTACGAGTGCTGCGCGTCCGACTACCGGATCGAACGCCCCGGATTCCAGTGGTATTCGCTCGAGTTCGTGGTCGGCGGACGCGGCAAACTCAAGCTTGGCGATCGCGAAACCGCGCTGCGCCCTGGAGTCGGTTTCATCTACGGCCCCGGGGTTCCCCACGAGATCGTCAGCGATTCCGAGCATCACCTTCGGAAGTACTTCGCCGTTTTCCGGGGCGACGGTTTCAGCGAACTTCTTGAGAAACTGGAGCTGCCGGCGGGCAGCCTCTTCGAGTCGACGCGGATCGATGCGATGCGGCGGGCGCTCGACGAGATGATCTCGCGCGGCGAGCGCCGGTCGAAGTGGTCGCACGAGCTGTGCGACCTGCTCGTCCGCCAGGCATTGGTGATGGCGAAGGAGGACGCGATCGACGCCGGTCTCGCGGACACGCGGGCGTTCCGGACTTTCTGCCGCGTTCGTGATTTCATCGAGGACAACCACCTGAAGGTCACCACGCTTGAGGAGATCGCCCGCAGTTGCGAACTCGATGCCGCCTACCTGTGCCGCCTGTTTTCCCGCTTCCAGGACGAGACACCCTACCAGTGCCTGACCCGCCTGCGTATGGAGCACGCCGCCCGCCGCCTGCTTGAGGGAGACGTCTCGGTGAAGCAGGTCTCCGAGGAGCTTTCCTTCAGCGACCCGTTCCACTTCTCGCGGGTGTTCAAGTCGGTCCACCGGGTGCCGCCCTCGCGTTTCCGCCAAGGCGGCAGGAAGTCCTGATACGATGAATGTCGTAGATGAAGGCGCCGGGCTCGAGGGTCTGGCTTTCGATGATCTGGCGGCCGCCCTGCGGGCCGACGGTGTGAGCACCGCGCACACGCTGCCGCTGTTCCGCTGGTTGCAGACCGGAAAACCGGCCGAATTCCTCGGGCCGCTCGAGCGGTGGATCGCGGCGAGAGGCGGTGTGAAAACGGATCTCGAGCCGGTGTCCGAAACCGGCAGCGCCGATGGCACGACCCGCAAGTTCCTCCTCGCGCTTCCCGACGGCCAGCAGATCGAGTCGGTCCTGATGGGCTTCCCCGGCCGGTTCACCGCCTGCCTCAGCACCCAGGTCGGCTGCGCGATGGGCTGTGTGTTCTGTGCCACCGGGCAGATGGGTTTCCGCCGCCACCTGAGCGCCGCGGAAATCGTCGCGCAGGCCCGGCTTGTCGCCGCGATCCTCGAGCGCGACCACGGCGAGAAGCTGCGCAATATCGTGATGATGGGCATGGGCGAGCCGCTGCACAATTTCGACGCAACCATGGCGGCGCTCGGCAACATCACCGACACGCGCGGCCTCAACATCGGCGCGGCGCGGGTGGCAATCAGTACGGTGGGCCATGTGCCCGGCATTCTCAAGCTGGCGCGGCACCCGAAGCGTTACTCGCTGGCGGTGAGCCTCCACGGAGCAACCGATGAGGAACGTGGAGCGCTGATCCCGATCAACAAGCGCTGGCCGTTGGCGGAGTTGATGGAGGCGTGCCGCGAATACTCGGCGATCAAACGCCAGCGGGTGTTCATCGCGTGGACGCTCATCGGTGGTGTGAACGACAGCACCGAGCAGGCGCATCGCCTCGCGGAACTGTTGCGGGGCATGGATGTGCACGTGAACCTGATCCCGCTGAATCCGACGGAGGGCTACGACGGTCGCGAGCCCGAGTGGGGCAATGTCGTTGCCTTCCAACGGATCCTGCAGGACGCCGGTTTGCCGTCGACCGTGCGCCAGCGCCGCGGCATCGACGTCGACGCCGGGTGCGGGCAGTTGGCGACGCGGAGGGATTGACCGGCGAATCCGGTTCCCCGCGGGTTTTATCCGCGGGGAAGCATGAGGAAGACGACCTTCAGGAAGTTGGCGAAGTTCGCGGCCTTCGCAGCGGTCTTCGATTCGTTTGTGGCGCTTGGGTATTATAGCATCGGGCAGTGGCACGGGAGCGTTCACGTGTCGACGAAGAGCTCGCGTGTCGACGTCGATTTCAACGTTCTGGAGGCGTGCTTGCGGATGTACGAGATCAATGCCGGACGCTATCCGACAACGAGTCAAGGGCTTGAGGCGTTGATTGTGGAACCGACGGATACGCCACAGCCGAAGCGCTGGAACAAGATGCTCGATGAATTGCCCTACGATCCATGGCACAAGCACTATCGCTATACCTACCTCGGACTTGGGCCGTACCCGCAGTGGGAATTGCGATCGGCAGGTCCGGATGGAGTTTTCGATACCGATGACGATCTCACGAACTTCGATCCAAAGATTGGATTGGGACGTGACGGGGACGTTCGCCACGTAGAGTCCCGGAGGGACGCAGGCATTTAGCCACGGGGTTTACCCCGTGGATCGATGGTTCGGAGATTCATGAAGCCCCGCGAGGGGCGCAGGCGGAGTCGCGAGCAACCGGTTTGTCCCGCACCGCCCTCGCCCCTCCGGGGCTCCAATGTTTTCGCATGGACGGAACCACGGGGTGAACCCCGTGGCTAACTGCCTGCGCCCCTTCGGGGCTTCTAGGGGCGGGGCGCCTCGCGGCTCTCCGCGAATGCAACAGGATGCACGCTCCGCCTGCGCACCTTCGGGGCTTCTGGAACTGCCGGTCCGGCAGATCCACTCGGGCTACTTCAAAACGATCCGGTAAAACTTCCGCGGCTCGGGGCCGGGGGCTCCGAGATTGTAGGTCGTCTCCGTGCCAGCGGACGCCGGGACGTCATCGGCAATCTCGTCCCAGATCGCGGCGTCGGGTGTGTCGGCGGACTCGATCCGGTAGAGAGCTCCCGGTGCCGACGGCCACTCGAGAATCAGATCACCGTCCACCTGCTCGGGGATCACCCGGAAGAAACTCGAGGGATCCAGCGGATCGGTTCCGGTCCGCACTTCGTCACCATCCAGCGTCGGGTCGCCGTCGGTGTTGTCGCTGTCGGGATCGGTCTCGCCGGGATCGACGAGGCCGTTGAAATTCGGATCCTCCATGTTGTCGGGGATGCCGTCGCCGTCGACATCGACCGCCGGCAGGTTCGGCGCGGCGTATGGATCATCGGGTCCACCCGAAGAGAAGGTCGGCCATTGGGCTCCGGCATCGGCAAGCTGGCGGGCCATCTTGCGCGACATCGCCATCACACGCTCTGGTTCTACACCGGAAAGATCGGTGCCTTCCGAAATGTCACTGGCGAGATCGTAGAGCTCATAGCTGTCGCTCGCGTAGTTGTAGATGAGTTTCCAATCGCCCTCGCGAAAGATCGTGAAGTAGTCGGAGCGATGGTCGTGGGGAAAGTGGATCAACAGCTCCTGCGGCCGGTGGGTTCCCGGATCGGCACGGAAGTAGGGGGTGAGGTCGTGGCCGTCGATGTCGCCGGTGAATGGCACACCCGACACCGAGGCGAAGGTCGGGAAGAAGTCGAAGACCGCGACCATGTCATCCTCGCGCGAGCCTGACGGGATCGTCAGCCCGGCCTGGAAGGAGTTTCCGGCATCGGGCTGGGCCCACGAGACGATCATCGGTTCGCGAACGCCACCCTCGTATTTCGATCCCTTCTTGTGGCGCAGCGGAGCATTGGAGTCGTTGACGCTCGCAAATGGGGCGTCTCCACCGTTGTCGGACATGAACACCACCAGCGTGTCCTCGGCCACGCCGAGCTGGTCGAGCTTGGTCAGGATGTCGCCGAGCGACTTGTCCATGCCCTCGATCAAGGTCGCGTAGGCGAGTTCCTGGCCGGACAGGCCCGGGTAGTTGGCTGAGAAGCGTGGGTCGGTCTGGAACGGAGTGTGGACCGCGTAGTGCGCCATGTAGGCGAAGAACGGGGAGCCATCGTTCACCGAGGCCTCGATCGCCTTGTTGATCTCGAGGGTCAGGGCCTCGCTGAGGTGGGTGCCGGTGTTGTGATACTCCTCAAGGTCCGGGACCGGGCGTGATGAGGACTGGCCGTAGTCGCCGGAATACGAACCGGGATGGCCGATTTCCGAGCCGGCGATGTTGACGTCGAAGCCGATGTTCAGCGGCTCCTTCGCGTAAGCCGTCGCTCCGAAGTGGGCTTTGCCCGCGTGGATGGTGCGGTAGCCGGCATTCTGGAGCAGGGAGGGCAGGGTGGTGTGCGTGTCGGAAAGTCCACCGCGCTCCCAAGAGGTCGGGGAGTTGTGGGTGGTCGTCGAGTTCTGCGTGGTCTCGGTGCCGGCCGGATTCGTCCAGTTGGTCACGTGGTGGCGGGCCGAGTTCAGCCCGGTGATCCAGCAGTTGCGGGTCGGGGTGCAGACCGGCATCGCGTAGGCGGTGGTGAATTTCATCCCGCGGTCGGCGAGGATCTCCATGTTCGGTGTGCGGTAGCGGTTGTTGAGCGGGGTGACGACCGGAACGCCACTGGAATTGTAGTAGAACGGCTCGGAGGTGTCCTGCCAGCCCATGTCGTCGACGAGGAAGAACAGGATGTTCGGTCGTGGCGGGCCGACCCCGACACGGATGGTCCGGCTGACACTTCCTTCCTCGTTCGTCGCGGTGAGGGTGAACTCTTCCGTGTCCGTCGCGGCGAAGGAGTAGGAACCGAGGCCACCCGCGGTGAGTGCGGCGGCATCGATCGTCGTGGCATCGAACGAGAGCGTGAGGGTGTCGAAGGTCGGTGCATTCCAGTGGAGCGTGACCGTGGTCCCCGGGGACACGTAGTGGTCATCCGCGGCGAAGGTGTCGATCTGGGGAGGGTTTGGCGGATCGCCGGCAACGATCCGGATCCCGTTGACTGCCGAGCGCGGGTCGCCTGCGCCCGGATTGCCGACGAGGCTGAAGGACGACCCCGTCAGGCCGGCGAAAACGACGGTGTTCACTCCGTCGTCAAAGCTCCCGGCGAACACCGCGTTGTCCGTCAGGTTTCCGGTCACCGGGCCACCGCCGTCGTCGATGGTGTAGTCCATCGACCGGAAGGCTCCGCCCGGATCACCGTAGATCACCACGTGATAGCCACCGGAAGTCACCGACTCCGGCAGATTGTCGAACTGAAGGAACTCGGTGTCCCGGAAGCCGTACCAACCCTCCATCATCACATGGTCCTTGCTGCCGTTGGCCCAGTTGTTGCCGTTGAAGCCGCTGTAGCCGGAGAGGCCGTCGACATCGGAGCCGGAGCCGAGACCGGTTGCCGTGGTGAGCGGGAAGTCGGTGAACGAGAGAGTGACGCCGCCGTTGTTCACGACGTTGTTCCAGTAGTCGTCGATGGTATTGACCACGCTACCCTGCAAGGTGGGAGCCTGCGCAGGTTCCATGGCCGTGGCGGTGGTTCCGCCGTTGTGGAAGGCAATATGGATCGCGTCGAATCCAGGATGGTCTTTCGATACGATCTGGATCGCGTTGACCGCCGCCCGGCCCGTGTCCGAGTCCGCATCCAGCGTGAGATCGGTGGCCAACAGGTTGCGGAAGACCGCGACGTTGCCATCGGTCGGGAAGCCGTCGGCCCCACGGTAGGTTCCGTTCCATGTCGAGGCGTCGGCGCAAGGAGTGGAAGCGACGCCGTTCAGGGTGAAGGTGAACGTGCGGTCGTTCACGTTGGAGTCGAAGTAGACGTAGACGTCGTATCCGGGACCGGTGAAGTCGCTGCCGAGTCCGGTGATGGCGATGTTGCCGGTGTCCTCCGGGTTGGTGCCATCGACCGGATCCCACGAGAGGTAGGATGCCATCAGCGAACGGTCGCCCGGATTGCCGCCGCTGGAGCCGCTGTTCCCGACGTACGACTGGTTGAGATTGAACGAAACCGTCGCCGCGTTCGGGGTTCCGTCGCTGTCGCTGAGGGCGGAGCTGAAATTCAGCGTCGCGACCCCGAAGGCGAACCCGAACTGGTTCCACAGCGAGCCGTCCATGGGCGCGAGGCCGGCGTCGTCGCCTGCCGTCACCGTATGGCCGCTGCCGACGTCCGAGTTGTGGAAATTGATGCCGATCTGGGTGGCTTGCAGCGGCAAGGTCAGCGCGGCCGTCAGCGGGAAGAGTTGGCGGATGGTCATGGAATGGGTTTTCAGCCGTCCTAGGGCAACGGCGGATGAGAGAAAATCACCCCGGTCCGGGGCCTTGCAACCCATCAAACGGCAGCGAGGGGATTCTCGTTAGCCGCGGCGACCGATTTTCCACGGAACATCAGGGAATTCACAAAGGAAACGGCTCGACGCCCGCGGGGTGTTCCGGTTGTTTTTTGACATGCAAAAAACCCTGATTGCAGGCCTTTCGGCCTTGGTTGCCGGTGCATTGGTGTCCGGTTGCGGAAAATCCGAAGACGGTGGTTCGGAGCGCTCCTATGCATTTTTGACCAATGGCGTCGCGTCGTTCTGGGACATCTGCAAGGTCGGAGCCGAGACGGCCG is part of the Haloferula helveola genome and encodes:
- the rlmN gene encoding 23S rRNA (adenine(2503)-C(2))-methyltransferase RlmN — its product is MNVVDEGAGLEGLAFDDLAAALRADGVSTAHTLPLFRWLQTGKPAEFLGPLERWIAARGGVKTDLEPVSETGSADGTTRKFLLALPDGQQIESVLMGFPGRFTACLSTQVGCAMGCVFCATGQMGFRRHLSAAEIVAQARLVAAILERDHGEKLRNIVMMGMGEPLHNFDATMAALGNITDTRGLNIGAARVAISTVGHVPGILKLARHPKRYSLAVSLHGATDEERGALIPINKRWPLAELMEACREYSAIKRQRVFIAWTLIGGVNDSTEQAHRLAELLRGMDVHVNLIPLNPTEGYDGREPEWGNVVAFQRILQDAGLPSTVRQRRGIDVDAGCGQLATRRD
- a CDS encoding sulfatase-like hydrolase/transferase encodes the protein MTIRQLFPLTAALTLPLQATQIGINFHNSDVGSGHTVTAGDDAGLAPMDGSLWNQFGFAFGVATLNFSSALSDSDGTPNAATVSFNLNQSYVGNSGSSGGNPGDRSLMASYLSWDPVDGTNPEDTGNIAITGLGSDFTGPGYDVYVYFDSNVNDRTFTFTLNGVASTPCADASTWNGTYRGADGFPTDGNVAVFRNLLATDLTLDADSDTGRAAVNAIQIVSKDHPGFDAIHIAFHNGGTTATAMEPAQAPTLQGSVVNTIDDYWNNVVNNGGVTLSFTDFPLTTATGLGSGSDVDGLSGYSGFNGNNWANGSKDHVMMEGWYGFRDTEFLQFDNLPESVTSGGYHVVIYGDPGGAFRSMDYTIDDGGGPVTGNLTDNAVFAGSFDDGVNTVVFAGLTGSSFSLVGNPGAGDPRSAVNGIRIVAGDPPNPPQIDTFAADDHYVSPGTTVTLHWNAPTFDTLTLSFDATTIDAAALTAGGLGSYSFAATDTEEFTLTATNEEGSVSRTIRVGVGPPRPNILFFLVDDMGWQDTSEPFYYNSSGVPVVTPLNNRYRTPNMEILADRGMKFTTAYAMPVCTPTRNCWITGLNSARHHVTNWTNPAGTETTQNSTTTHNSPTSWERGGLSDTHTTLPSLLQNAGYRTIHAGKAHFGATAYAKEPLNIGFDVNIAGSEIGHPGSYSGDYGQSSSRPVPDLEEYHNTGTHLSEALTLEINKAIEASVNDGSPFFAYMAHYAVHTPFQTDPRFSANYPGLSGQELAYATLIEGMDKSLGDILTKLDQLGVAEDTLVVFMSDNGGDAPFASVNDSNAPLRHKKGSKYEGGVREPMIVSWAQPDAGNSFQAGLTIPSGSREDDMVAVFDFFPTFASVSGVPFTGDIDGHDLTPYFRADPGTHRPQELLIHFPHDHRSDYFTIFREGDWKLIYNYASDSYELYDLASDISEGTDLSGVEPERVMAMSRKMARQLADAGAQWPTFSSGGPDDPYAAPNLPAVDVDGDGIPDNMEDPNFNGLVDPGETDPDSDNTDGDPTLDGDEVRTGTDPLDPSSFFRVIPEQVDGDLILEWPSAPGALYRIESADTPDAAIWDEIADDVPASAGTETTYNLGAPGPEPRKFYRIVLK
- a CDS encoding glycerophosphodiester phosphodiesterase, translating into MEEEAPATPGLWRLFRATWRSMFVLQLAVLLIGAALAGPFLSGFTSLAVRASGSPVINDTDIAETLLSPGGVLLMILVAAAWLTVLLFGYAAQLVAAHRGVHGGDTRALSCLIFVARHIRSVTLLSLRFILQTTALALPFLLLIIGVLYLQLRQRDISYYIIEQPPEFLLAVALTLLLAVAMLFVLIRHTIDWLHALPLVLFRNETPAKARIHSKRLVAGKRVKLFFSLLLWVVLPPLLMAAANLPWPPLLLYCAEFAEHRVGLISLLFAVILGLSAGIGFLIHFLFIAFFALYHTRLFIRTGHDRKPETAPDEPRKSRLPWQIGIAAAVVILGLTALHTYDWLEDLKKDRPTLVIAHRGASSEAPENTLAAVQAAIDAGADWVEIDVQEHRNGEIYVFHDKSFSRISGSESRLREASDEELADTDIGSWFDKKFSDQRTPTLRQVLELCRDKIGVLIELKYYGGEEKFEERVVSIVEASGMSEQVMLMTFEQDGLKKIRKLHPEWPIGLLTTVNIGDLSQLDVDFLGIGQGALGTQLVRRAEKAGIDIYVWTVNEPIVMSSVISRGADGLITDRPRVARRVKAARSDLNPSERMLIDLAGRFGQLEAHLSK
- a CDS encoding AraC family transcriptional regulator, which produces MSVSPTHAIVDPAAPQYVSRQVESSRLFWFNPDGESCSVVSGGYECCASDYRIERPGFQWYSLEFVVGGRGKLKLGDRETALRPGVGFIYGPGVPHEIVSDSEHHLRKYFAVFRGDGFSELLEKLELPAGSLFESTRIDAMRRALDEMISRGERRSKWSHELCDLLVRQALVMAKEDAIDAGLADTRAFRTFCRVRDFIEDNHLKVTTLEEIARSCELDAAYLCRLFSRFQDETPYQCLTRLRMEHAARRLLEGDVSVKQVSEELSFSDPFHFSRVFKSVHRVPPSRFRQGGRKS
- a CDS encoding type II secretion system protein GspG codes for the protein MRKTTFRKLAKFAAFAAVFDSFVALGYYSIGQWHGSVHVSTKSSRVDVDFNVLEACLRMYEINAGRYPTTSQGLEALIVEPTDTPQPKRWNKMLDELPYDPWHKHYRYTYLGLGPYPQWELRSAGPDGVFDTDDDLTNFDPKIGLGRDGDVRHVESRRDAGI